The window TTTTTACTGGATCATTTACAGTGCCCTCTCCTTCACTTAAGGGCAATGAGGACAGATTAAGGAGACTTCCAGCATCATTAGTAGCATGTCCCTGCCCTTTAACCTCATTTGACttttcagttttaatatttGACTGTGCCAAGCCTTGGCCAGGCGGACATGTGTAAGGATTCCAGAATGGCTGACTGAGCAACACACTCCTGTTTCTGAGGTAGTCCATGTATCTTGAGGCTTTCGAACCACTTTGGCTAACGTTGTCCAAAATGGTGCTGTGTTTGCTAAAGGGACCCAGGAGGCCCCGGTGCTGCCGGTGCAGGTGAGACCTGAGTAGTGAGGCGTCAACAGTGTGGAAATCACAGTGCTCGCAGAAGTATGGTTTCTTATCTGTGGGTGAGAGCAGAAGAAACAATGTAAAGGACATATGACATGGCGTCACCATCAGTGATTACATTACACTAGCAAGAAAAGCACTGACAAAAGTTTAAGACCCTCAGGAGTTTGGAGTCACATTGGCCAAAGGAACGGACTGTAGAAAGTcaatttttcattaaattaataTTAAGGGTTGTATTACATCCTTAATTATTTATTGTACAACCTTTAACAAACATGAATGAACCTATATGATCTATTGGCCTATTGCAGATAATTCGTTATGGGCGTTTAAGTTGTTTGTTAAGTGCCAATAagattttttatctttttatttatttattttttacagaagATGATGGTTGGGTTataattgtaaataataattattgggttttaattatttaactCCCAGTGAACTTCACTGTTTCAGTGCTctgatttcattttcaacaacagagtttattgttaaactgtaaaatatcctgcctccattacattcGTATCTTTTTCAGAAAACCATTGATAACCaaatttgagggatcattgaaAAATATGTGCGTTTATGTCTACATTCTGTGCATAAACTATAAGAATATTGGTCAATATTAGCATCAATTGggctttaataaaaatgttcctttaaagaatGACACCTGCTCTGTCGGTATACATGTTTCAAGTTTGAAATAAAGCACatgaaaagatttttaaaaccaccagaactcTGGCTGACTAAAGAGTTAGTTAGTTGTGTAATTATGAGTTGTAGCCAACAAATTATTCTTTAAGCTAATTCAAACATTTGGGATTATCTTTCCCTTAAAAACCTCATAAAGCTAGGTAATGGATGAGCATTTTCAAAGTCTTTTTTTGTATAAACAAGAAAAGCTACAGTTGCTGTAATTCAATTAAAAAGTCACTAGAGGTCTCTCTTTTCCACAGTAAATTCTTACTCTGTTATACACCTATAACAGTGGTGGAATATTGAATATCCACACTTCCACACCTTACAGCATTATCAGACTTAAAGACTTTTGGCCTGTCTTTAGTAGAACCAGCAGTTTTTATCAGAAAAAGTGGCACATCTGTATGTCCACAAACATCCTTTGATTccttaatttaaacaaaaaggGTGGAATATCCAATACAAAACAACTGTCCCCAGCAAAAACTGAGCTGAGTAATTAATTCGACTTTAAGGGACTTTCAATAATTGTCTGATCCAAACTGTTGCTCAGATATATTATAGTGTGGTGTGGCTTACCCTCCTGGCCTTGGCTCCTGATGCTGTTGGTCTGTTTAGGTGTGACGTGAACATCTTTGACTTTCTTAGTCTGCAGCGCCTCATAAAACGCATGACCAAGTCCGTTCAACAGGACACGATCCTTCTGGCAAATCCTCTTGTCACCACCTTTAGCCTGAGCCAAGCTATTTGATGTCCGGTCAAGTCCTGTATCACCCTTCATCTTCTTATTGTTGTTGCTGGAGGTGTCGatttgcttcctcttcttctcctgcttcaGGGGTACGTACTCGCCCTTTTCTGTGTCGTATGCTACCTCAGCATCTGCTAGCCTCTCCTCCCATcccagacatttctctgtgacCTCCACCAATCTTCCTTTTGTGACCAACTGCCACGCTTGGTAACTACAAATGGGATCCAGCTCGGGAATTCGCCTGCCCAGGATGTTTTCCTCAGAGGTTTCCCTCGGTCCAATACATGTGAGGTTCAAAGCTTCCAAAAAATTCCTCTTTGCAATGTCCTGCTCAGGGGCTTCAATGTCTTCCTGTGGTGCATTTTGTGTCTGAGTGCGGCTGTGGTTGAGTTTATGTAGCTTCTCATGTATTCGCAGTGTCTTGCGGTCCAAGAAGAAATTACCACAGCCAGCACAGAGCTCATAGAGGCACTCTTCATTTAACAGCGATGCTGGGTCCTGAGGAACTTCATTGATGGTGGCAGGCAGCTCATTGCCTTTGCCACCTCTTAGCTGAGCTTTGACCCGATGAATGCGCATGTGACTTTGGAGGAACCATGCCTGGCGGAAACGGCGTCCACAAATCCGGCAACCGTGATCCTGGGAGCTGCGGTGCCTTTTCATGTGGGATTTAAGGAGAACTACCTGAGGGAAAACCTGGCCACAGATGGTGCAGGTACAGGACGCACCATCAGCCTCGTCACCCGCCTCAACGACATTTTTACCCTTCACTTTCTTCTTGGTTCCTTTCTTCTTCACCTTCCCGTTGACAGTATGAGCTTTGTCAGAGTTGGTGACAATTTCAGGAGAGTCAGGAGTCGCGGCGTTATCCTTCTGCTCTTGATCTCCATCCCCGTTCTTATCACTGAGGTTATGGCTGAGGAGACCCAGTTTATGGCTTCGAATGTGGGCCTTCAGACTGCCCTTCTGAGCCGTCCTGTGCTCACAGTACGGACACTTGTACGGCTTCTCCCTTGTGTGCCTCCTCATGTGTTGGGACAGAGAGCTGAGAAGGGGAAAGCTGCGGCCGCACACCCCACAGGTGTGGCCAGAGGtcacatcttccactgtctctGCCTTTATATTAGCTGTGAGTTTTTGTGAGacatcctccctctcttctgtctccattACTTTTCCTGGAGCACCAGTATTTCAAAAACCGCAGCTGTGTAATAGATCCTCTTACTGTGCAAAGATTATCTTCCAGAAATTACTAAGTTCTCAGAATGTGCATCAAAAACTTGCAAAACATCACAGATTTAGTGTCCATCCTGGATTTTCGAAGAGATGTTCTTGATCAGGTTGCATATCGTTTGGGCGAGTACACctaaaaacagagaagaaatgaaaatttACTTTTGTAGAATTACACCTATGATCCAATTTCACAAAATTACATCAAAAAGGTCAGATATTAGGCAATCAGCAATATATAAGATTATAACCATTCTTAAGAGGAGAGAATAATACAGCTCAGCCAAAACGTTTAATAATTATGTATTCAAGAAAGATTCATAATCCAAACACAGTCTCTTATTAGGATAATCATGAATATTCTAACATTAGTGACTTTGAGAAACTGTCTAGCTTACTGATTAGTAATCCCCcagttttctgatttattttgaactgCCACAAGGGGGATGCAATATTTCTTTTGTTCCCTGACAGCATG is drawn from Pagrus major chromosome 3, Pma_NU_1.0 and contains these coding sequences:
- the LOC140993426 gene encoding zinc finger protein 516-like; amino-acid sequence: METEEREDVSQKLTANIKAETVEDVTSGHTCGVCGRSFPLLSSLSQHMRRHTREKPYKCPYCEHRTAQKGSLKAHIRSHKLGLLSHNLSDKNGDGDQEQKDNAATPDSPEIVTNSDKAHTVNGKVKKKGTKKKVKGKNVVEAGDEADGASCTCTICGQVFPQVVLLKSHMKRHRSSQDHGCRICGRRFRQAWFLQSHMRIHRVKAQLRGGKGNELPATINEVPQDPASLLNEECLYELCAGCGNFFLDRKTLRIHEKLHKLNHSRTQTQNAPQEDIEAPEQDIAKRNFLEALNLTCIGPRETSEENILGRRIPELDPICSYQAWQLVTKGRLVEVTEKCLGWEERLADAEVAYDTEKGEYVPLKQEKKRKQIDTSSNNNKKMKGDTGLDRTSNSLAQAKGGDKRICQKDRVLLNGLGHAFYEALQTKKVKDVHVTPKQTNSIRSQGQEDKKPYFCEHCDFHTVDASLLRSHLHRQHRGLLGPFSKHSTILDNVSQSGSKASRYMDYLRNRSVLLSQPFWNPYTCPPGQGLAQSNIKTEKSNEVKGQGHATNDAGSLLNLSSLPLSEGEGTVNDPVKTEGLVRHQCPYCTHTTTYPEVLWIHQRVAHRVDGSSSMAPKWAPCSNSPKSLKAGGNQWRRTGPPPFLEGKDCPALPAPRTQRTQPPGFTSHSSSKHSAPKTQSGVAKSKHQSRSSDGTQSSGRMGLPQKKSGEHKRADEGGNKSSSTPQATSSSSTVHSKSAPSFQPTSSPKHRGHRAAVEANFPQEGLGFMLARNHGGTSSNVAADRPHPRRQSCDSSSGPKGPDLWAAMNMWGHKAYLEPLHFAQGKNESAGEMPMDIDILSLLKNYSPHDLAAIYQHWGFVDPRIDPQALLQLNGNFGKEVHSTSEASKQVNSRSTSSSGSLHKGT